Proteins encoded together in one Chaetodon auriga isolate fChaAug3 chromosome 20, fChaAug3.hap1, whole genome shotgun sequence window:
- the bbs1 gene encoding BBSome complex member BBS1 produces MASVESSGDGGKWLDAHYDPVAGLYTFSSCVDLADLSGDGESRLVVGDLGSGSTGMKLKVYRGTALMSESTLLDLPAGLVAFFMDLHEPRIPAVAVASGPCIYVYKNLRPYFKFTLPSLEVNTLEQDVWQQVREGQIDPLTLKEMLESVRKKADIPLSVRSLRFLSLEADDMDEFVQLHKQQPIRRQTVITCIGTLKKSTADEDGVSCLVIGTESSDVYVLDPEAFIILSKMSLPAPPTMMDVTGQFDVEFRITVACRNGNIYILRRESDKPKYCIELSSHPAGLVRVGKNVVVGCTDESLQGFTQKGKKLWKAVLPAPITTMASMDLPTRGFQAVLVGLANCEVQLYRDKNLLSTIKTPDVITSICFGRYGREDGTLIMTTKGGGLMVKILKRTAAFDDRDSAPGPPLAQSVRLNVPKKTKLYVDQTLRERENGLAMHRAFQMDLSRLRLAAAKAYVKALESSLTPMSSSLTEPLKMNAVVQGLGPSFKLTLNVQNTAACRPVMNLAISFLYDESLYRMRNPYMRIPLLVPGLIYPVETFVECTSDKGISDIIKVFVLHEGKSSPLLTAHINMPISEGLTLN; encoded by the exons ATGGCGTCCGTGGAGTCGAGCGGTGACGGCGGGAAGTGGCTGGACGCTCACTACGACCCGGTGGCAGGTCTGTACACCTTCTCGTCCTGCGTGGACCTGGCAGACCTGAGCGGGGACGGGGAGAGCCGGCTGGTGGTGGGGGACCTGGGCTCCGGCTCGACGGGCATGAAGCTGAAGGTGTACCGGGGCACGGCGCTGATGAGCGAGAGCACCCTGCTGGACCTGCCCGCCGGCCTCGTCGCCTTCTTCATGGACCTGCACGAGCCGCGGATCCCCGCTGTGGCCGTGGCGTCCGGACCCTGCATCTACGTCTACAAAAACCTCCGACCGTACTTCAAGTTCACGCTGCCGAGCCTGGAGGTCAACACActggagcag gacgtgtggcagcaggtgagggAGGGTCAGATCGACCCTCTGACGCTGAAGGAGATGTTGGAGAGCGTCAGGAAGAAGGCCGACATCCCGCTGTCCGTGCGCTCGctcaggtttctctctctggaggCCGACGACATGGACGAGTTCGTCCAGCTGCACaagcagcagccaatcagacggcAG ACGGTCATCACCTGCATCGGGACTCTGAAGAAGAGCACGGCTGACGAGGACGGCGTCAGCTGTCTGGTGATCGGCACAGAGAGCAGCGACGTTTACGTCCTCGACCCCGAAGCTTTCATCATCCTCTCCAAG ATGTCGCTGCCGGCTCCTCCCACCATGATGGACGTGACGGGTCAGTTCGACGTGGAGTTTCGCATCACGGTGGCGTGTCGCAACGGCAACATCTACATCCTGCGCAG AGAGTCGGACAAACCAAAGTACTGCATCGAGCTGTCGTCTCACCCGGCGGGTCTGGTGAGAGTCGGGAAGAACGTGGTGGTCGGCTGCACTGACGAGAGCCTGCAGGGCTTCACACAGAAG GGAAAGAAGCTGTGGAAGGCCGTCCTTCCCGCTCCAATCACCACCATGGCCTCCATGGACCTCCCCACCAGGGGCTTCCAGGCGGTTCTGGTGGGCCTGGCCAACTGTGAGGTCCAGCTGTACCGAGACAAGAACCTGCTGAGCACTATCAAGACGCCAGACGTGATCACCAGCATCTGCTTCGGTCGGTATGGGCGTGAGGATGGGACCCTGATCATGACCACCAAGGGAGGGGGCCTGATGGTGAAGATCCTGAAGAGGACTGCAGCCTTCGATGACAGGGACAGCGCCCCTGGACCGCCGCTGGCCCAAAGCGTCCGCCTCAACGTACCCAAGAAGACCAAACTGTACGTGGACCAGACGCTGAGGGAGCGTGAGAACGGCCTGGCCATGCACCGCGCCTTCCAGATGGACCTGAGCCGTCTGCGTCTGGCCGCAGCCAAAGCCTACGTCAAGGCCCTCGAGTCCAGCTTGACGCCGATGTCCTCCAGCCTCACCGAGCCACTCAAGATGAACGCCGTGGTGCAGGGCCTGGGTCCGTCCTTCAAACTGACCCTGAACGTCCAGAACACGGCGGCGTGTCGGCCCGTCATGAACCTGGCCATCAGCTTCCTGTACGACGAGAGCCTGTACAGGATGAGGAACCCGTACATGAGGATCCCCCTGCTGGTGCCCGGACTCATCTACCCTGTCGAGACCTTTGTGGAGTGCACAAGTGACAAGGGCATCTCTGACATCATCAAGGTGTTCGTCCTGCACGAGGGGAAGAGCTCCCCGCTGCTGACCGCCCACATCAACATGCCCATCAGCGAGGGACTGACGCTCAACTGA
- the LOC143339163 gene encoding leukocyte cell-derived chemotaxin-2-like, protein MRRVVVLLAVLCVCDGLKFGQICSGNSDNSRRTSDRWGQGRYGARRGDRDHKGVDVVCRDRSVVYAPFDATLHGNVIVYTDPEKAAINNGINLRAGGLCVKLFYVQPDRTSGSVRKGDRLGTMLPMQSVYPGITSHVHVQMCDRSDPTKYF, encoded by the exons ATGAGGCGTGTTGTCGTGCTGCTGG ctgtgctgtgtgtatgtgatggcTTAAAGTTCGGTCAGATCTGCAGTGGAAACTCTGACAACAGCAGGAGGACCTCAGACAGATGGGGACAGGGACGCTACGGAGCCAGACG gGGGGACAGGGACCACAAAGGTGTGGACGTCGTGTGCAGGGACAGATCCGTCGTCTACGCTCCGTTTGACGCGACGCTGCACGGAAACGTTATCGTCTACACTGACCCCGAGAAGGCGGCCATCAACAACGGCATCAACCTGAGAGCAGGCG GTCTGTGTGTCAAACTGTTCTACGTTCAGCCAGACCGGACCTCCGGCTCAGTGAGGAAGGGGGACAGGCTCGGCACTATGCTGCCCATGCAGAGTGTTTACCCGGGAATCACGTCACATGTCCACGTCCAGATGTGTGACAGGAGCGACCCCACGAAATACTTCTGA